ACAACCAGGTGACTAGGGCAAGGCGTTTTGAATTCCGAAAACTATCCATTTTCGCTTCCCAGTCGCCATGTATTTTTGATCAACTCAAAGTGCAAAATCAGCAGTCCTTGTTCTTGATCGTCCCGTCTATCCATGTCGTTTTGCAAAACTTTGCCATGGTGAAATCCGTTGGCCGGATCAATCTCCGGTCTGCCCATCCACCTTCCAGATTGGCGCCAGTCAGGTCGGCAAATGCGAAAGATGCTCCTTCCAGCCATGCACCTTTAAGGTTGGCATTGGTCAGGTTGGCAGCGACAAAGGAGGCTTCCTGCAGCCATGCGCCTTCAAGGTTGGCGTTGGTCAGATCTGCCTTGACCAGATGGACTTTCCCTAGCCTGGATTTTGTAAGGTCGGCGCCACTCAAATTCGCACCCTTCATGTTCGAAAAATCGAAATTCGAGTTGGTGAGATGTGCGTCCGACAGGTTTGCACCGGCGAGTTCCATGTCTTGTAAAACCATTGCTTCCAGGTAGGCCTCTGAAAGATCGCATCCGTTGCACTCCTGCAACGCTACCACCTTCTCCAGATCGGTCTCGCTGAATGCGTGGGCAAAAGGCGTAAAACAGGCCACGCTGGCAACGGCAATGGCGATCAACAGGGCGTTGGCGAAACCATGCCGCCGGGTCCGATGACTTCGTTCAAGAAATGACATGCGTCCCCTGCCCAACTTTATGGTTCGGCGGGAAATTTGCAGCGCCCCGCCAGATTTATGTGGCCTTTTATGCTACCCGCCAGAAATGCTAAATCAAGGTAAAACTCAATATTTCGGATCAAATGCGATCATATTAAGTGAATTCAGCACATATACATATTACGCGTCAAAGTAGTGATAGACCAAAATCACATTTTGGATGCAATTCAAACTTCCCACACGGGCAAATGAATTTTCATAATTCTATCCACAACTTAGGTAACGCGGAAATAGACTGTCTGGAATAATATCGAGCAGGAGATCGCGGCGATTAGAGTATTTGAAATTCTGGTTCGGTCACGGGGTTGATCATATTGTTGGTTCTAGTGTCGACATCGGCGTTGGAGAAAGACCGTGCGGTCAGACATCTTTGGGTTACGCCGGGTGGACACGCCGCCAATCAAGGATTCCTGCGCAGATTAAGCCGTGAGAAGCAATTTCGTCGCGAATGCACCTTTACGGTTGCCCTTCAGCGAAGGCCTTGTTGGCTTGGAAACCATTGCGGCAGAATGCGCCCCATTGTTCGTACGTTGCGCTAATTCCGGACTTTCCCAAACACCCCTTTGCCAAGCCTACTCGGGCATGCCAAAAGCAGTTCATGACCAATTACGATTATATGGCGCTTGCTTGGTTTACCTTTGCCTGGATAGGATTCGCGGCACTGACCGACGGTCGCATTCAGACCAAGCGCATGAGCCTGACAAGCGCCATGAACCACCACCGCAAGGTATGGATGAGGACTGCTGCTCATCGCGATCTGCGTATGATAGACACGGCGATCATCGCCGGGCTGCAGAACGGCACAGCGTTTTTTGCCTCGACAACGATTTTCGCCATCGGCGGCTGTTTTGCTTTGCTGGGCGCCACCGAGCAGGTTCTGGAAGTCGCCGACGATTTGCCGATACCGCTGGTCGCCGACCGTGGCGCCTTCGAGATCAAGGTGTTCGGGCTGATCGCGATTTTCGCCTATGCGTTTTTCAAATATGGCTGGTCGTACCGGTTGTTTAATTACACCTCGATCCTGTTTGGGGCGATCCCGATGAAGGACGAGCGGAGCGACGATCACACCGCTCTCGAGAAGGCTGCTGATCGGGCGGCGGCCGTCAACACCCTGGCCGGGCGCCATTTCAACGGCGGACTGAGAGCAACCTTCATGTCGATGGGCTATCTCGGCTGGTTTGCCGGACCGTGGATGTTTTTGGGCACGACCACGCTGGTCATTCTGGTGCTGCTCAGGCGGCAATTCTTTTCTGCTGCGCGCAGCGCCGTACTCGTGGAGACCTCCTCATCTTGACATCCGATCCCTCACGCCGTCCCGACGCATTGCGCGCGGCCATTCTCGCCGCGCTCAGCAAACTGGCGCCGGGCAAGAGCATCAGCCCCTCGGATGCCGCGCGGTTGCTTGCCGGCAGCGATGAAAAACAGTGGAGCCGGTTGATGAAA
This DNA window, taken from Hoeflea algicola, encodes the following:
- a CDS encoding pentapeptide repeat-containing protein, translated to MIAIAVASVACFTPFAHAFSETDLEKVVALQECNGCDLSEAYLEAMVLQDMELAGANLSDAHLTNSNFDFSNMKGANLSGADLTKSRLGKVHLVKADLTNANLEGAWLQEASFVAANLTNANLKGAWLEGASFAFADLTGANLEGGWADRRLIRPTDFTMAKFCKTTWIDGTIKNKDC
- a CDS encoding DUF599 domain-containing protein — encoded protein: MTNYDYMALAWFTFAWIGFAALTDGRIQTKRMSLTSAMNHHRKVWMRTAAHRDLRMIDTAIIAGLQNGTAFFASTTIFAIGGCFALLGATEQVLEVADDLPIPLVADRGAFEIKVFGLIAIFAYAFFKYGWSYRLFNYTSILFGAIPMKDERSDDHTALEKAADRAAAVNTLAGRHFNGGLRATFMSMGYLGWFAGPWMFLGTTTLVILVLLRRQFFSAARSAVLVETSSS
- a CDS encoding DUF3253 domain-containing protein is translated as MTSDPSRRPDALRAAILAALSKLAPGKSISPSDAARLLAGSDEKQWSRLMKPLRLVSVEMAKAGEIEILRKGKPVDPDNFRGVYRLALPQNTPPQAP